The Limnochorda sp. LNt genome includes a region encoding these proteins:
- a CDS encoding carbohydrate ABC transporter permease: protein MRRLTVYLLLAAMVIVSLGPVAWMVSTAFKPKSETFALPTYWLPKSPTLDNFVEAWRTQPIGRQFFNSLIVASSTTGLATALAILAGYGVSRFSFGQRDLFLRLILVGQMFPGVLLVLPYFILMRRLGLINTYWALVLAYTSFALPLATWMMRGYMMAVPRELDDAAMVDGCTRLQSLVRVVLPVAKPGIVATMIYTFMVAWSEYLFALVLTTTKHMQLLTVGVGSLLLQYGIEWNQLMAIGSIAVVPILAIFAFMERYLVAGLTAGAVKG, encoded by the coding sequence TTGAGGCGTCTCACGGTGTATCTCTTGCTTGCTGCGATGGTGATTGTATCTCTTGGCCCTGTGGCTTGGATGGTGTCTACGGCCTTCAAGCCGAAGTCCGAGACATTCGCGTTACCCACGTACTGGCTACCGAAGTCTCCGACCCTAGACAACTTTGTGGAGGCGTGGCGAACCCAGCCGATTGGACGCCAGTTCTTCAACAGCCTTATAGTGGCCAGTTCAACCACCGGCCTTGCTACCGCTCTGGCCATCCTAGCCGGGTACGGCGTCTCCCGCTTCTCGTTCGGGCAGCGGGACCTGTTCCTTCGCCTCATTCTCGTTGGCCAGATGTTCCCGGGAGTCCTACTGGTTCTTCCCTACTTTATCCTCATGCGGAGGCTGGGCCTCATCAATACCTATTGGGCGTTGGTTCTCGCCTACACCTCGTTCGCGCTGCCCTTAGCCACCTGGATGATGCGCGGGTACATGATGGCTGTTCCCCGAGAGCTGGATGATGCGGCCATGGTCGATGGATGTACTCGCCTGCAAAGCCTTGTCCGTGTGGTGCTACCCGTTGCCAAGCCGGGCATTGTAGCCACCATGATCTACACGTTCATGGTGGCGTGGTCGGAGTACCTGTTTGCTCTCGTGCTAACTACGACAAAGCATATGCAGCTACTTACTGTCGGGGTAGGCTCGCTCCTGCTTCAATACGGGATTGAGTGGAACCAGCTGATGGCCATCGGCTCAATCGCAGTGGTGCCGATTCTAGCCATTTTTGCATTCATGGAGCGCTACCTTGTGGCCGGGCTCACTGCCGGAGCAGTCAAGGGTTAG
- a CDS encoding GntR family transcriptional regulator, with protein sequence MRTVQARLLRTQVFEALREAIVTGQLSPGQRITELRIAREMGTSQAP encoded by the coding sequence GTGCGCACGGTCCAGGCCCGTCTACTGAGAACCCAGGTTTTCGAGGCGCTGCGAGAAGCCATCGTCACCGGCCAACTTTCCCCAGGGCAGCGGATCACCGAGCTTCGTATTGCCCGAGAGATGGGTACGAGTCAAGCCCCCTAG
- a CDS encoding DeoR/GlpR family DNA-binding transcription regulator, translating into MGASSESDHLLPAERLDRIRQILLTQGSVRVAALSRELDVSEVTIRSDLARLEQEGFARRTHGGAVLARGTRFERPFAEQEARFREEKQRIGAAAAALVEDGDTIILDVGTTTTEIARHLPPVSNLVVVTSALNIALELERHPGVTVVVTGGTLRPMQHSLVNPLATILLAQINADKLFLGCNGVSADKGITNSNLQEAEVKRAMIAAAKRVIVVADSSKIGAVAAAHVAPISVVHQLITDDHADEVELDRLRQKGIEVSTV; encoded by the coding sequence ATGGGTGCCTCATCCGAAAGCGACCATCTCCTGCCAGCCGAGCGTCTCGACCGGATCCGCCAGATCCTCCTGACGCAGGGTTCGGTCCGCGTGGCCGCCCTGAGCCGGGAGCTGGACGTCTCCGAGGTGACCATCCGCAGCGACCTGGCCCGCCTGGAGCAGGAGGGCTTCGCCCGGCGAACCCACGGCGGCGCGGTGCTGGCCCGGGGCACCCGTTTCGAGCGTCCTTTCGCCGAGCAAGAGGCTCGCTTCCGGGAGGAGAAGCAGCGGATCGGAGCTGCAGCAGCCGCCCTGGTCGAAGACGGCGACACCATCATCCTCGACGTCGGCACCACCACCACCGAGATCGCCCGCCACCTGCCGCCGGTGAGCAACCTGGTGGTAGTGACCAGCGCCCTCAACATCGCGCTGGAGCTGGAGCGCCATCCGGGCGTGACGGTGGTGGTGACCGGCGGCACCCTGCGGCCGATGCAGCACTCCCTCGTCAATCCCCTGGCCACCATCCTGCTGGCCCAGATCAACGCCGACAAGCTCTTCTTGGGCTGCAACGGCGTCTCGGCCGACAAGGGCATCACCAACTCCAATCTGCAAGAGGCCGAGGTAAAGCGGGCCATGATCGCCGCCGCCAAGCGGGTCATCGTGGTGGCCGACTCGAGCAAGATCGGCGCGGTGGCCGCCGCCCACGTGGCCCCCATCTCCGTGGTGCACCAGCTCATCACCGACGACCATGCCGACGAGGTGGAGCTGGATCGCCTGCGGCAGAAAGGCATCGAAGTGTCAACTGTGTGA
- a CDS encoding dihydrodipicolinate synthase family protein: MGNTSLTGIVVPVVTPLVEGEYVDVSALGAEVDRLVAAGVHGIFVLGSTGEFPALREGEKERAIRAAVEAAGGRVPVLAGATEPGTERAVAWAKAAAQLGADAVVVAPPYYYRMDRRALLRHFSAVAKASPIPLVLYNYPQTTGNVIDVETVSELAHAALVIGIKDSGGDLIYLQSLTSRMPESCTRLIGHEGLAAAALLCGYATGVVPAMAAVVPELFVSLWEAYRRSDVQAVRRLQAEIDRWIALYSLGPVPVVVKACLWLLGRLQSPLATLPLGQLDVQLVERLREWLDSHGLPVREREEVERWFGTLSTYTRTWE; this comes from the coding sequence GTGGGCAACACGAGTCTCACCGGTATTGTGGTCCCGGTAGTAACGCCGTTGGTCGAGGGGGAGTATGTCGATGTGTCCGCCCTAGGTGCGGAAGTTGACCGCCTCGTTGCTGCAGGGGTACACGGCATTTTCGTGTTGGGGTCCACGGGCGAGTTTCCAGCCCTTCGAGAAGGGGAAAAAGAGCGAGCCATCCGGGCCGCTGTCGAGGCCGCCGGCGGGCGCGTACCAGTGCTCGCTGGAGCCACAGAACCTGGCACCGAGCGCGCCGTCGCCTGGGCGAAGGCCGCAGCACAGTTGGGTGCTGACGCAGTTGTGGTGGCACCCCCGTATTACTACCGGATGGACCGCCGGGCTCTTCTTCGTCATTTCAGTGCCGTTGCTAAAGCTTCCCCGATCCCTCTTGTGCTGTACAACTACCCACAGACGACGGGTAACGTGATCGACGTCGAGACGGTAAGTGAGCTTGCCCACGCAGCGCTAGTCATTGGCATCAAGGACAGCGGAGGCGACCTCATCTACCTTCAGTCCCTGACCAGCCGAATGCCAGAATCGTGCACCCGGCTCATCGGTCATGAAGGGCTGGCAGCGGCGGCACTGCTGTGCGGCTACGCGACAGGGGTCGTTCCCGCTATGGCGGCTGTTGTTCCCGAGTTGTTCGTGAGTCTGTGGGAGGCGTACCGGCGGTCTGACGTTCAAGCCGTCCGCAGATTGCAAGCGGAGATAGACCGATGGATTGCTCTATACAGCTTGGGACCCGTCCCGGTGGTGGTAAAGGCATGCCTGTGGTTGCTCGGCCGTCTGCAGAGCCCGCTGGCGACGTTGCCTTTGGGGCAGCTCGACGTGCAACTCGTTGAGCGCCTTCGGGAGTGGCTTGACTCCCACGGCCTGCCGGTTCGCGAACGGGAGGAGGTAGAGCGATGGTTCGGCACATTATCGACGTACACGCGCACTTGGGAGTAA
- a CDS encoding mandelate racemase/muconate lactonizing enzyme family protein, which yields MRIEKVELIRLTYRYSPDQAWGWPGGTYRGWTAAFVRVTDDEGCYGIGEIGDGLPAPQLLPPIIERVRQMLVGKDPRCVRGLLDRLYRSAPGWGRRGIHISVLSGVESALFDLLGKRLGVPVHVLLGGAVRTRLPVYASGGVDSSLDQLVRELRSYVERGFTAVKVRIGYGYARDIAIVEAARHAVGKDVRLLLDFGASYLPCPPNLVDVARLARELEKFDPYWLEEPLFPDDVSGHRRLRQMTHIPIALGENTRTHHEVLPFLEQGAVDILQTDAVYAGGMLEQLRIASLAAQYGVMMAPHTWGSAPGLMANLHAFACMPNGLIAEYSQMHNPLRERLLLAPLQLEHGELVLPEHAGLGIDLPESLVSDYPYDPDAGAVLKIESE from the coding sequence ATGCGCATCGAAAAGGTGGAGCTCATTCGACTCACCTATCGCTACTCGCCGGACCAAGCCTGGGGCTGGCCAGGTGGAACCTATCGGGGATGGACAGCCGCCTTCGTCCGGGTCACGGACGACGAAGGGTGTTATGGCATTGGCGAGATTGGCGATGGGTTGCCCGCCCCTCAACTCCTTCCGCCGATCATCGAGCGGGTGAGACAGATGCTCGTGGGCAAGGACCCTCGCTGCGTCCGTGGCCTCTTAGACCGCCTATATCGCAGCGCCCCCGGTTGGGGCCGCAGAGGGATCCACATTTCCGTCCTGTCCGGGGTCGAAAGCGCCCTGTTCGACCTGCTTGGCAAGCGTCTCGGCGTTCCAGTGCACGTATTGCTGGGGGGAGCCGTTCGAACGCGACTGCCCGTTTACGCAAGCGGGGGCGTTGACTCATCTCTCGATCAGCTCGTTCGAGAGCTAAGAAGTTACGTGGAGCGCGGCTTCACGGCTGTCAAGGTTCGCATCGGCTATGGGTACGCACGTGATATTGCTATCGTGGAAGCAGCCCGCCATGCGGTCGGGAAAGACGTCCGTCTACTGCTTGACTTTGGGGCAAGCTACCTACCCTGTCCTCCCAATCTTGTCGACGTGGCGCGGCTTGCGCGAGAGCTGGAGAAGTTCGATCCTTACTGGCTCGAAGAACCGCTGTTTCCCGACGATGTCTCCGGTCACCGTCGTCTGCGCCAAATGACGCATATTCCTATTGCCCTCGGGGAAAACACGCGAACACACCACGAGGTGTTGCCTTTCCTGGAACAGGGAGCTGTCGATATTCTACAGACCGATGCCGTGTACGCCGGAGGGATGCTTGAACAGCTTCGGATCGCGTCACTGGCCGCTCAGTACGGGGTTATGATGGCCCCCCACACGTGGGGCAGCGCGCCTGGCTTGATGGCAAATCTGCACGCATTCGCATGCATGCCAAATGGCTTGATAGCTGAATACTCGCAAATGCATAATCCGTTGCGCGAACGGCTTCTCCTGGCACCGCTGCAGCTCGAGCATGGTGAGCTTGTGCTCCCGGAACATGCCGGCCTTGGGATTGACTTACCGGAATCATTGGTGTCCGATTACCCTTACGATCCGGATGCTGGTGCTGTCCTGAAGATTGAGTCTGAGTAG
- a CDS encoding ABC transporter substrate-binding protein: MNPSRYQATVLTVCLVSLALVGSLATLAAAAPVTLRFQSWRLADPVSGPLYMKWIAEYQQLHPNVRIEPEPVPHAQRLEKFIAQVLAGDPPDVVGLTTGDVVQFAALGQVENLDRFYQAEGPEFIRSFTPVTLALSEHEGSYYALSHEVVTTDGMWYNVDLLAKAGLDPEEALSTWDAFVAASKKLTGAGTYAMALRGKDTTGSMANLWSFLSQLSGPLVTEDDIRKNLDSPGALKVFKEYVELYTVHKVTPNPLDIDFTAMSTLFAQGRTAFMHNGSWMKPIIEQQNPAMKGRFLPYSIPTFAGGNRIALADGMAFMIGKGSRHASEAWEFMKFMVSRKKQMENLEVAGFLPSLTELAGADRILNDPYLAVFARELAERGVPRPRTAKLNEIWTEVQQAFQAVLLGQKTPEEALRSAANRIRSDILRP, translated from the coding sequence ATGAACCCGAGTCGCTACCAAGCCACGGTGTTAACTGTGTGCCTCGTTTCGCTAGCTCTCGTCGGGTCGCTAGCCACACTTGCCGCGGCAGCGCCTGTAACGTTGCGCTTTCAAAGCTGGCGGCTGGCCGATCCGGTGTCCGGACCTTTGTACATGAAGTGGATTGCGGAGTACCAGCAGCTTCATCCAAATGTTAGGATTGAACCAGAGCCTGTTCCGCACGCTCAGCGATTGGAGAAGTTTATCGCACAGGTGCTGGCAGGCGACCCGCCAGACGTGGTGGGACTAACTACCGGTGATGTGGTGCAGTTCGCGGCCCTGGGTCAGGTTGAGAATCTTGACCGGTTCTATCAGGCTGAGGGGCCGGAGTTCATTCGCAGCTTTACACCGGTAACCCTTGCCTTGTCGGAGCATGAAGGGTCCTACTACGCGCTGTCGCATGAAGTAGTAACCACTGACGGCATGTGGTACAATGTGGACCTCCTTGCTAAGGCAGGTCTCGACCCCGAGGAGGCCCTGAGCACGTGGGATGCTTTCGTAGCTGCTTCCAAGAAGTTGACAGGCGCCGGAACGTACGCCATGGCGTTGCGTGGCAAGGACACCACCGGCTCCATGGCCAATCTGTGGAGCTTTCTCTCCCAGCTGAGTGGGCCGCTCGTCACTGAGGACGACATACGCAAGAATCTTGATTCTCCTGGCGCCCTGAAAGTGTTCAAGGAATACGTGGAATTGTACACCGTACACAAGGTAACGCCGAATCCCCTCGACATTGACTTCACGGCAATGAGCACCCTCTTTGCCCAGGGGCGGACCGCCTTCATGCACAACGGCTCGTGGATGAAGCCCATTATTGAGCAGCAAAACCCTGCCATGAAGGGTCGCTTCCTACCTTATTCAATTCCCACCTTCGCCGGTGGGAACCGTATCGCCCTCGCGGACGGCATGGCGTTTATGATTGGAAAGGGTTCCCGGCACGCCAGCGAAGCGTGGGAGTTCATGAAGTTCATGGTTAGCCGCAAAAAGCAGATGGAGAATCTGGAGGTAGCCGGGTTCCTTCCGTCGCTGACCGAACTGGCGGGGGCCGACCGCATACTAAACGACCCGTACCTCGCGGTGTTCGCGCGTGAACTGGCTGAACGTGGAGTACCGCGTCCACGGACGGCGAAGCTTAACGAAATCTGGACTGAGGTGCAACAAGCGTTCCAGGCGGTATTGCTTGGCCAGAAGACGCCGGAGGAGGCACTCCGGTCCGCAGCGAATCGCATTCGATCGGACATTCTCCGTCCGTAA
- a CDS encoding amidohydrolase family protein: protein MVRHIIDVHAHLGVSETLQVGVNVDGLLRLMDANAIEMAILSPIPGYADPDGIRDTMAQNDAIAAAVRRHPDRFPTGFGTVEPRHGACALDEVKRIREELELRGLAFHCDYQGVPIDHPIMYQILERAAAYPGTVVLMHTAQHSVLEPPFMLAKVAEAFPDIVFINGHPAMNGTHLASSLYVSQKCSNVYLDLAVWYTTRDPVRLAVTTLGPDRILFGSDLPYYRYSFDKLLVEYAEIPAEVKEAIFWKNAARLFGIGRS from the coding sequence ATGGTTCGGCACATTATCGACGTACACGCGCACTTGGGAGTAAGTGAGACTCTCCAAGTCGGAGTCAACGTCGACGGTTTGCTCCGTCTCATGGACGCCAACGCGATCGAGATGGCCATCTTGTCACCGATTCCCGGATACGCCGATCCTGACGGTATCCGCGACACGATGGCTCAGAATGACGCTATCGCTGCGGCAGTCAGGCGGCACCCAGACCGATTCCCGACAGGGTTTGGCACTGTCGAGCCAAGGCACGGAGCTTGTGCTCTAGACGAAGTGAAGCGCATCAGGGAAGAACTGGAGCTACGTGGGTTAGCCTTTCACTGCGACTACCAGGGAGTACCCATCGACCACCCGATCATGTACCAAATTCTCGAGCGCGCGGCGGCGTACCCAGGTACGGTGGTACTCATGCATACGGCGCAGCACTCGGTGTTGGAACCGCCGTTCATGCTTGCAAAGGTTGCAGAAGCGTTTCCGGACATCGTCTTTATCAATGGTCATCCCGCTATGAACGGGACACATCTCGCCAGTTCGCTCTACGTCAGCCAGAAGTGCTCGAACGTATATCTGGATCTCGCTGTGTGGTATACTACGCGGGATCCTGTTCGCTTGGCTGTGACTACGTTGGGCCCTGACCGCATCTTGTTTGGCTCTGACTTACCATATTACCGCTACTCTTTCGATAAGCTCCTAGTCGAATACGCTGAGATACCTGCCGAGGTGAAAGAAGCCATCTTCTGGAAGAACGCAGCCCGACTGTTTGGTATCGGTCGCTCGTAG
- a CDS encoding ISNCY family transposase, with amino-acid sequence MRRERNVAFKADLFESLIDPQLFELPKELAIIDRLLDDERRLSPIRRKLTARRGRPTIPLETYLRMMYLKRRYRLGFEALVKEVADSLVWRSFCRLRLTDKVPDATTLIKLTHRLGPEVIEQLNDALMAQLVEARLMKRHGQRIRVDTTVMEANIHHPTDAGLLADGVRVLTRLMRRAKEAGIGVRLSVRDRLRSVRRRLRRIGQMLRRGGEKAQAEVDRLTAEVARRAEQTLQEAQRMARAVQRRIRKLGPAVGARYRALAQGLVTYTQRLRRVLEQTQLRLQGLRAIPDRLVSLFDPDARPIRRGKLSKPVEFGYKLTLVETQEGFISHWRLHVGNPSDDSLLVDAVAGHIHAVGATPRAVAADRGMSSRANDAALRAMGIAHVALPARGGRARRLFERRRAFRRLLRWRSGQEGRIAHLKDAFELDRSRYRGAERAATWSGEGLFAHNLTRAARRLLALAPAGA; translated from the coding sequence GTGCGTCGGGAGCGCAACGTGGCTTTCAAGGCGGACCTGTTCGAAAGCCTCATCGACCCCCAGCTCTTCGAGCTGCCCAAGGAGCTGGCCATCATCGACCGGCTGCTGGACGACGAGCGCAGACTTTCGCCCATCCGGCGCAAGCTCACGGCTCGGCGGGGTCGGCCCACCATCCCCCTGGAGACGTACCTGCGCATGATGTACCTGAAGCGCCGCTACCGGCTGGGCTTCGAAGCGCTGGTCAAGGAAGTGGCCGATAGCCTGGTCTGGCGGAGCTTCTGCCGGTTGCGCCTCACCGACAAGGTGCCCGATGCCACCACCCTCATCAAGCTGACCCACCGGCTGGGTCCGGAAGTCATCGAGCAACTCAACGACGCCCTGATGGCCCAGCTGGTGGAGGCGCGGCTGATGAAGCGCCACGGCCAGCGGATCCGGGTGGACACCACGGTGATGGAAGCGAACATCCATCACCCCACCGACGCGGGCCTGCTGGCCGACGGGGTGCGGGTGCTGACGCGGCTGATGCGCCGGGCCAAGGAAGCCGGCATCGGGGTCCGCCTTTCGGTTCGAGACCGCCTGCGCTCGGTCCGCCGCCGGCTGCGCCGCATCGGCCAGATGCTTCGCCGGGGAGGGGAGAAGGCCCAGGCCGAGGTGGACCGGCTTACCGCCGAAGTGGCTCGGCGGGCCGAGCAGACGCTTCAAGAGGCGCAGCGCATGGCCCGGGCCGTCCAGCGCCGCATCCGAAAGCTCGGCCCAGCCGTGGGGGCGCGCTACCGGGCCCTGGCGCAGGGCCTGGTCACGTACACCCAGCGCCTGCGCCGGGTACTGGAGCAAACCCAGCTTCGGCTGCAGGGCCTCCGGGCCATCCCGGACCGGCTGGTCAGCCTCTTCGACCCGGATGCGCGGCCCATCCGGCGGGGGAAGCTTTCGAAGCCCGTTGAGTTCGGCTACAAGCTGACCCTGGTGGAGACCCAGGAGGGCTTCATCAGCCACTGGCGGCTGCATGTCGGCAATCCCAGCGACGACAGCTTGCTGGTGGACGCCGTGGCGGGCCACATCCACGCGGTCGGAGCCACGCCCCGAGCCGTGGCCGCCGACCGGGGCATGAGCAGCCGGGCCAACGACGCGGCGCTGCGGGCGATGGGCATCGCGCACGTGGCCCTGCCAGCCCGAGGCGGTCGGGCTCGTCGACTTTTCGAGCGACGCCGGGCCTTTCGGCGGTTGCTGCGCTGGCGCAGCGGCCAGGAGGGGCGCATTGCGCATCTCAAAGACGCCTTTGAACTCGACCGCAGCCGCTATCGGGGCGCCGAGCGGGCAGCGACCTGGAGCGGGGAGGGCCTCTTTGCCCACAACCTGACCCGGGCGGCCCGCCGGCTGCTGGCCCTGGCCCCGGCAGGCGCCTGA
- a CDS encoding carbohydrate ABC transporter permease, translating to MPTLIILALVQLFPLLYSFYLSLSRISLDLRTELIGLANYHRIVRDPTVRAALWHSVVFTVGGVAGQLVVGLVSALLLNYGLRGQRWMRLAMLIPWVIPTVITALVWRWMLDSHFGVMNDWLVRAGILDSFRSWLGMPDTALAATVLVNVWRGSPFVAVMLLAALQLIPKEHYEAAQVDGAGSFQQFRYITLPGVMYTMALAGTMSGIWSFKEFALIQLLTEGGPAGATEVVGTLVYRMFFQYARFGEAAALGVLVFLVLFVASTYYLRLATRIED from the coding sequence TTGCCAACGCTTATCATTCTGGCGCTGGTACAGCTGTTCCCGTTGCTATACTCATTCTACTTGAGTCTCTCTCGGATTTCACTTGATCTCCGAACGGAGCTCATCGGGTTGGCAAATTACCACCGTATCGTCCGGGACCCCACGGTAAGGGCCGCCCTTTGGCACAGTGTCGTATTCACTGTGGGCGGCGTCGCAGGACAGCTGGTTGTTGGTCTAGTCAGTGCCCTGCTTCTCAACTATGGACTGCGCGGTCAGCGTTGGATGCGGTTGGCGATGCTCATACCCTGGGTGATCCCTACGGTCATTACCGCCCTAGTGTGGCGATGGATGCTAGACAGTCACTTCGGTGTCATGAATGACTGGCTCGTTCGTGCGGGTATCCTGGACAGCTTCCGTTCGTGGCTTGGAATGCCAGACACGGCCCTCGCGGCAACGGTGCTCGTAAATGTTTGGAGAGGCAGCCCGTTCGTCGCGGTGATGCTGCTTGCAGCGCTGCAGCTGATCCCGAAGGAACACTACGAGGCCGCTCAAGTAGATGGTGCGGGCTCCTTCCAGCAGTTTCGGTATATTACTCTCCCAGGCGTCATGTACACAATGGCCTTGGCCGGAACGATGAGCGGAATTTGGTCGTTTAAAGAGTTCGCGCTCATTCAGCTGCTTACCGAAGGAGGTCCGGCAGGAGCAACAGAAGTTGTCGGAACGCTGGTCTACCGCATGTTCTTCCAATACGCCAGGTTCGGCGAGGCTGCGGCCCTCGGGGTTCTTGTTTTCCTTGTGCTCTTCGTCGCGAGCACGTACTACTTGCGACTGGCGACCAGGATTGAAGACTAG
- a CDS encoding GntR family transcriptional regulator: protein MREVYEIRATIEGLSAARTVSRLVPADFVELERLLDALVEAATKDDPKAIAEADLAFHAYVNRRSEHRVLVRLFQLLEAQILRCAHMTRNLTGAYPPARARAEHQALIDALRTGHPKAASEAFRNHVSWDIIEGRLGRDASPHQGTPTVGARVADQSSDRPLGGGLT from the coding sequence ATGCGCGAAGTATACGAAATCCGGGCAACCATCGAGGGCTTGAGCGCTGCTCGTACCGTGTCGAGGCTTGTACCGGCGGATTTCGTCGAGCTTGAGAGATTGCTCGATGCACTAGTCGAAGCGGCCACAAAGGACGATCCCAAAGCAATAGCCGAAGCTGACCTGGCTTTCCACGCATACGTGAATCGTCGTTCAGAGCATAGAGTTCTGGTCCGCCTCTTCCAGCTGCTCGAAGCCCAAATTCTTCGCTGCGCTCACATGACTCGCAACCTCACTGGCGCCTACCCACCCGCCAGAGCTCGAGCCGAGCACCAAGCACTTATTGACGCGTTAAGGACTGGGCACCCCAAAGCGGCGTCAGAGGCCTTTCGAAACCACGTTAGCTGGGACATTATCGAAGGGAGGTTAGGCCGGGACGCGAGTCCGCACCAAGGCACTCCTACCGTGGGTGCCAGAGTCGCCGACCAGTCGTCTGACCGACCTTTGGGGGGAGGACTGACATGA
- a CDS encoding dihydrodipicolinate synthase family protein has protein sequence MYSIAGVVAVLQIPFLPDGEVDWEGLKKIAVFATENGASAVAFGYASEFPKLDTAEREQALLTAVQACEGRVPVVAWCAAESTRVASRLVRRSRELGASMAVVTPPPGAESFAQVRRHLHELTQEGLPLVLQDAPEWSRVHLSVEQLCELCTTPGVIGLKVESQPTWVRVRAVRQQLGKHVTVLGGFGGLYLCAELAAGSDGVMPGSAHPWVFANVIRAFRQGREESALEQYRNLLPYLVVSSHRLDDFIWIQKEILRRLGVIQSSSLRQPGEAPDDFTLRLALSLAERLGLLAGAQGVG, from the coding sequence GTGTACTCTATCGCAGGCGTTGTTGCTGTGTTGCAGATCCCATTTCTTCCAGACGGGGAAGTTGACTGGGAAGGACTGAAGAAAATTGCGGTGTTTGCGACCGAGAACGGCGCGTCGGCAGTGGCATTTGGCTACGCCAGTGAATTTCCGAAGCTAGACACAGCCGAACGGGAGCAGGCTTTACTGACGGCCGTCCAAGCTTGTGAGGGAAGGGTCCCCGTGGTAGCGTGGTGCGCCGCAGAAAGCACGAGGGTAGCAAGTCGGCTAGTGCGACGCTCCCGGGAACTAGGTGCTTCGATGGCTGTCGTGACACCTCCGCCGGGGGCCGAAAGCTTCGCCCAGGTGCGGCGCCACCTTCACGAGCTTACACAGGAGGGGCTTCCTCTCGTGCTCCAGGATGCGCCGGAATGGTCGAGGGTGCATCTCTCGGTAGAGCAGCTTTGCGAGTTGTGCACGACACCTGGGGTAATTGGACTTAAGGTCGAATCTCAACCTACGTGGGTGAGGGTGCGCGCAGTACGCCAACAGCTTGGGAAGCACGTCACCGTCCTTGGAGGCTTCGGTGGCCTATACCTATGCGCCGAGCTAGCTGCAGGCAGCGATGGGGTGATGCCCGGCTCAGCGCATCCCTGGGTGTTTGCCAACGTGATCCGGGCTTTTCGACAGGGTCGTGAAGAAAGTGCGTTGGAACAGTACCGCAACCTGTTGCCGTACCTAGTTGTTAGTTCCCATCGGTTAGACGACTTCATTTGGATTCAGAAGGAGATCCTCCGCCGCTTGGGGGTGATTCAGTCGTCGTCGCTTCGACAACCCGGCGAGGCGCCCGATGATTTCACCCTTCGGCTCGCCTTGAGTCTGGCTGAGCGACTGGGGCTACTGGCTGGAGCTCAGGGTGTGGGCTAA